In Papaver somniferum cultivar HN1 unplaced genomic scaffold, ASM357369v1 unplaced-scaffold_117, whole genome shotgun sequence, the DNA window ACTTGTTGATCTAATTGAGTAGCAGAGAGAAAAATAATTTGTTTATAGTCAGGTAATTGTTGGTTTCACTTCAGGAatgtataatttttatttttgtaagctTAATCAAGATTTGGTTTTTGGCTAGTCTCCTGttcagaatttttttattttttccagtAAGCCCTTTACATGGATTCGATGCAGGAATGTGCAATAGTCTGCTTTAATCAATGGTTGGATTGTTCTGTTTCTTGGTAATGGTTAGTGGAAGTAGCAACATAAGTAGTTCTTTTTGCAGAGAATTTATGCACACTGCCAATGAGGTAATATAATAATGTCGAAATGGAAAGCTCACTTTATCAGAGCTTCAGAATGGGAAAATATCTTTTGAAGTTTAAATtagtgatacaacaaaatgagagTCTTGGATTTTGATCCAAGTCTTATGCTTGtcataactctagtaatcttgaaATGGTTACTGGGGGAATGAGAAAAGCAAACAGTTACCGTAATGGCGAGCCTTTGTTTTTTTTCGGTATTTGTTAAGGGCTACAACTTATTTATTAGAAACTGGTTCTGGTTGGTGTTAAACAGGAATATTCAATGTAGAAGGAAggaattcaaagtattgattgattGTAGATTGTCTAGGCTTGTCATTCATGAAAACTGTTAGGAGTAGTTATCAGGTTTCTGGTTGTCGTGAGATTCCATAGTTCAGATCCCTAGAAATTTTATGTGAATGTATTAGCGTAAATCTGCATCGAAATGTTGTTATTCATTGTGAATGAAGGATTGAACATTTTGATACTTTCTTGGAGCTACTGCATTGCATGACTATCACATTAGGTTGATAAAGAGAGCATTTTCCATTTGTCGATATTTGCATTATCATTTTGCTAGTTTGGAATTCCTTACCGTTCATGTTTCACATTAGGTAATCAAAGTAAAAAACAATTGTTGTTGTTACTCTTGAAATCCCAATTCATAAAGATAAGCAAAATAGCAAATAACATATTCTTTGTTCTCGTATTAACTACAAATTTGATTGTCATTGTAGaggtattttatattatttcgaGTTAGAAGATCAAGAATCAGAAAGATCTTTGCTTTTGGATGGTCTTATACTGGTTTTAGAAGTTAAGACTTAAGACTCTGTGGTTCGGGGGAACTAATGATATGCTTGAGTTTGTAAAACTTTTATGAAATGCTTCTGCACACTGCAATTGCTTAAATGGTACGTAAAAACTGCAATTGCTTGAATGGTATGTCAGAGGTGCATTATAATCCATGCATTTTCTGTATTTGTAGTATTTATAGACCTGATCCCTGTGATACAGCAGCTTTCAGAATGTAACTTCAATGATAATTTGGCTTTTTATTCTGTGGAATTTCTGTACTGGTCGTTTGTCGCTGCTATTTTCAGCTTGGATGGGTGAGACTACTTGTATCATTCAGCAGTTACTAATTCTTTGGGAAACTCGAGTGTTGCAGACCATGTATtcttttttggttttgatggttCAGACTATGTATTCTGAGGAGGGGTTCCTAATGTGTGAATTGTTACAAATCGACTTAGAAGTTTAAGACACTTGGGATGTTTCCTCCGGCACTTGCAAATCCCTTTTCCATCAAATTGAAAGACCCAACCAGTACAGAAACCCTTTAACTTACATCTTATCATGTTTGGCAAATCTGTATGTTCTATAGTTAACATCCCAACACGTAGACGAACGTGTCTTTCCAGTCATCGATTACCCAAAGATCGTGCAAGCATCAACTCGTATTATTCATGTAGTTCGTGATTCACCACGAAACACTACCTACCAAGTGTGTATTATTCAATAAATTGTGCTTGGCAATGAAGAAAAAGTAATCACGCGTTGCTCTATATAAATGGGTGTAGAAGCCTCTTTCTTCAACACCACAACTTAATAGATATTCTTTCTTTCTCCGTTGCCTCCACTATTCAATATGGCGAGGCTCTTAGCTTGTCTGGTTCATGCTTTTACCTTTTTCGTTCTAATCAATGTGGTGCTAGCTGAGTACGAACCATATACACCCAACTACAAAGAAACTCCCTACAAGAAACCAGTCGTGGAGGTTATTGCCGACTTAAATCTTCCAAAAGTTTACCCATCACCACCACTACCTGCTTACGTGGCTCCTATTGTTTATCCATCTCCATCACCATCTCCTCCGGCTTACGTTGCTCCCGTAATTTactcatctccatcaccaccaccaccagcctaCGTCGCTCCCGTAGTTTACCCATCGTCGTCACCGCCACCACCAGCTTACGTCGCTCCCATAGTgtacccatcaccaccaccacctgcttACATCGCTCCCGTAGTGtacccatctccatcaccaccacctccatcttATGTCGCTCCTGTAGTGTACCCATCgcagtcaccaccaccacctgcttACGTCGCTCCCGTTGTTtacccatctccatcaccaccaccaccagcttacgtcgcccccaagtacgaagcaccaaagtacACTCCTAAATACGTCGtccccaagtacgaagcaccaaagtacACTCCTAAATACGTCgctcccaagtacgaagcaccaaaatACACTCCTAAATACGTCGCACCGaagtacgaagcaccaaaatACACTCCTAAATACGTCGCTCCCAAGTACGACGCACCAAAGTACACTCCTAAATACGTCACTCCCAAGTATGAAGCACCAAAGTACACTCCTAAATACGTCGCCCCaaagtacgaagcaccaaagtacACTCCCAAATACGTCTATGCatccccaccaccaccagcttacgttgctcccaagtacgaagcaccaaagtacACTCCCAAATACGTCTACGTATCCCCGCCACCACCAGCTTACGTCGCACCCAAGTACGAAGAACCAAAGTACACTCCTAAGTACGTCtacgcatctccaccaccaccagcctACATCGtccccaagtacgaagcacccaAGTACACTCCTAAGTACGTGTATGCGTCTCCACCACTACCATCCTACGTCtcccccaagtacgaagcaccaaagtacACTCCTAAGTACGTTTACgcgtctccaccaccaccagcctACGTCGCCCCCAAATACGAAGCGCCAAAGTACACTCCTAAGTACGTGTACgcgtctccaccaccaccagcctACGTCTCCCCCAAGTACGAAGAACCAAAGTACACTCCTAAGTACGTGTACGCGTCTCCACCACCACCCGCCTACGTCGCCCCCAAGTACGATGCACCAAAGTACACTCCCAAATACGTCTACGCGtccccaccaccaccagcttacgTCGTCCCCGAGTATGAAGCACCCAAGTACACTCCCAAGTACGTCTACGCATCCCATCACCATCAGCTTACGTCgcccccaagtacgaagcaccaaagtacACTCCCAAGTACGTCTACGCATCCCCACCGCCACCAGCTTACGTCgcccccaagtacgaagcaccaaagtacACTCCCAAATACGTCTACGCATCCCCACCACCACCAGTCTACGTCgcccccaagtacgaagcaccaaagtacACTCCCAAGTACGTCTACGCatccccaccaccaccagcttacgtcgcccccaagtacgaagcacgAAAGTACACTCCCAAGTACGTCTACGCatccccaccaccaccagcttacgTCTCCCCTAAGTACGAAGCACTAAAATATACTCCCAAATACGTGtacgcatctccaccaccacctgctTACGTCACTCCCAAATACGTCTATGCATCTCCACCACCCCCAGCTTACGTCGCACCCAAGTACGAAACACCAAAGTATACTCCTAAATCGCCAGCTTACGTCGCTCCTTATTACTAAAAATCTTAGTGCATACGTCAAAGATGTTTCTACTATCCCCACTAAAATCACCATTTTCCTAGCTTACCACATTCATTCAGATTACATCGTTTGAAACGCATGTACCAGCCATTCCCACATTCACCAAACTGTTATCTGATTTTATTGTGAGTTTTATATATGTTTATTTCAACAATCCAAACCTAAATTGAAAGTTTAGGTAAGTTCCAGAAAATATGTTTATTAcgtttttctcttttgtttagttGTTTTTGCAAAATAATGTAAGTCTTTTTGATAAAGTACCTCTACTTTTAACATTGCACTAAAAAAATGCCCCCGTTTTTTAAAAATTTGTTAAAGTATCCTTACCTTGACTGTTTTATTCAATAAACGGTAAATGGCAGTTAGCAACTGTTAACGCTTAGGTGGCAGGGTCAAAATGTCAAAAAAGTCCTTCCTCCTGAGTAGAATTGGATTTTCTTGAATCGTCGAATTGAGTCGAGTCAATTCCACTTCTTCTTATTGCCTGCAATACTAACAACATGCTCTCTAGAAAAATGGGTTGATGAAAATTCATCATCAGTAGTATAAAGGGAAGGGACTTATTGCTTGCAACACTAACACCAGATTCCATTTAACTTCTTGTTGTATAAACTAGTCCACCAACATGCATTCAACCATTCTTATGATCATTTCATATACATTCGCACATCATTCCACTTTTTTAGCTCCTGCAATTCATGTCTCCCCTGTTTATGGTTGTTTCCCGGCCATAATTTCAGGCCATTTCTTTGCTTCCCTGCACAACCTAGCATTTCATCTATTCAAACACATTCATTCTTCATTCATCATTTGCTTCAGTTCAGCTACACAGTCCAAGGCATATAAACCATTACCTGTAATGAGCAACACTTTTTCTCTGCTCCAATTCCACATTCCATTCATCCGTGTACCAACAGATCCAGGCCACATATAATATTCCTTTCTCATCCATCCAAGACAACAACATAACCATCTGGTGCTCCTATAAACCCATTcatcaacataccaccaataaaCCATAACCCTTGTTCATCTGTAGTTGCAATCTGCAACTCTAACATACCACCACCAGCAGCACCACTGCATCCATTCTTTAACCACCAACACGCATAGCACCATTATCATCTCCATCTACTTGCAGCTATTCCATACACAACCAACTTCATAACAACCCCTGCAACACTCACCAGTGTCTCGGTCCATTGCAGTTCATACACTCCTTTCATACCCTGTACTCCTGCCATTTCCTATCTCCTAATGCAGCTCCAGTTCTTGAGATCCTAGTACTTCGACTTCAGTTACATCCCTACAATGCACACTCCTTCCATACAACACCAGCTGCACACCGCATAAACCAAATCCAGTTCATAGTTCAAACACCACCAGCTCATCATCACTGCGTCTTTCATGACTGTTGTCCTAGTCTTCATCTGTACAGCAGCTGCGACCTTGTTTTGCACCACAAACCTTCATTAGAACAGCATTACCAACTCTCACTATCAAATCTTCAATTACAGAGTTTCAATTTCAGTACCACCATACCCTAATTTCCTTGTGCTCTTCTTGATCCATTATGTAATTTGAGCAGCAGTATATCCTTTGCATCTTGATTTCTTGTTCATCTCAGCAGCCTTCAATACAAACCCTAACTGTGAATCCAAGTGCAACCCATTTCTTATTCCATTACTCTCTTCTCGATTCAGCAGCATAGTATTTTTCTTCATTacagaatcatcatcatctcctCAATATCAGGAGGACACAGTTCAGACAAAACCCATGAATTCAACACACACAACCTTTCTCTTACAGATTCAAAATCTGATCAAACCCTTGAATAAATCTATTCCTGCTCTTGAAGGAAACAACAGCGAACCCTAATTCTTCTTTGAGATCTCACCTTCATCCACGAAATTTCCCTGtgacctaagcatacatctaagcaGCCACCTGTAATATCATCACAGTCCACCTGCACTCACCTGAACAACAACAGAATCAACTCCACGAAATTTTCTATAAATTACTCAATCACCAAGAACCCTAAATCTCTTTCAAATCCTCACTAAAGCTTAAAATTAACTCATAATCCctctttatcatcttcatcactgAAAACCCATCTTCTACTCTTCAGTAACATGATTAATTTTACATAAAATCAAAAgatcacaaaccctaattttttttaccTGATTTACTTTCCCTGAGTTCGAGCtgattatatgaatcaataccaCCATCACGAGTTATTCCCTAAAACTTCCGCGCCCCCTTTCTCTCGATTTTATACTCTCAGAATCACCGGAGTGAAGAACAggggagaagaagaataagaagaaagagaagaagaaacagaagagaaGAGGAAGAGTGTCGGCTGAACTTCCTCTTACTCTTAGATATAGTGTAGGGATTTATGGTAATTTCACCCATTTTTTGACTAGGTAAATGACATTTGACTCAATTATGCGGGCCTAAGGTGTGAAAGTAAACAGTAAGGGCATTTTAACAAATTTGAAAAAAACGGGGACATTTATTTTATGTATATCAAAAAATGGggttactttatcaaaattccctataatGTAATACAAATCTAACATACGGGATTGTACTTTTGTCGGGGACTTCATTGTAATAAATATTTTTCCTGCATAATATAACTTGCATTCTAACTTGTCTCGTTTCGCATCACTTCTACAACTACC includes these proteins:
- the LOC113329856 gene encoding extensin-2-like, with product MARLLACLVHAFTFFVLINVVLAEYEPYTPNYKETPYKKPVVEVIADLNLPKVYPSPPLPAYVAPIVYPSPSPSPPAYVAPVIYSSPSPPPPAYVAPVVYPSSSPPPPAYVAPIVYPSPPPPAYIAPVVYPSPSPPPPSYVAPVVYPSQSPPPPAYVAPYEAPKYTPKYVYVSPPPPAYVAPKYEEPKYTPKYVYASPPPPAYIVPKYEAPKYTPKYVYASPPLPSYVSPKYEAPKYTPKYVYASPPPPAYVAPKYEAPKYTPKYVYASPPPPAYVSPKYEEPKYTPKYVYASPPPPAYVAPKYDAPKYTPKYVYASPPPPAYVVPEYEAPKYTPKYVYASHHHQLTSPPTYVAPKYEAPKYTPKYVYASPPPPVYVAPKYEAPKYTPKYVYASPPPPAYVAPKYEARKYTPKYVYASPPPPAYVSPKYEALKYTPKYVYASPPPPAYVTPKYVYASPPPPAYVAPKYETPKYTPKSPAYVAPYY